From the genome of Streptobacillus ratti, one region includes:
- a CDS encoding STAS domain-containing protein, translating into MDNFLYAKLNNEYIFKICGKATMKNSKIFSDFVDDKISEAEGISFDMYETTYMDSTFLGLVAKYSIDVKMNKGKNLVILNPSEEAYTFLKQTGIIKFVELITKEDLNINTSSIYGSDFSNNNEKSKYILEMHEILMKLNEENEKVFKPVVDAMKKVIK; encoded by the coding sequence ATGGATAATTTTCTATATGCAAAATTAAATAATGAGTATATATTTAAAATTTGTGGTAAAGCAACTATGAAAAATTCAAAAATATTTTCAGATTTTGTAGATGATAAAATAAGTGAAGCTGAGGGTATTTCTTTTGACATGTATGAAACTACATATATGGATTCTACATTTTTAGGTCTTGTAGCTAAATACTCTATAGATGTTAAAATGAATAAGGGTAAAAATTTAGTTATACTAAATCCTAGTGAAGAAGCATATACATTTTTAAAACAAACAGGTATAATTAAATTCGTTGAATTAATAACTAAAGAAGATTTAAATATTAATACATCTTCAATATATGGTAGTGATTTTTCAAATAATAATGAAAAAAGTAAATATATATTAGAAATGCACGAGATATTAATGAAATTAAATGAAGAAAATGAGAAAGTATTTAAACCAGTGGTAGATGCTATGAAAAAGGTGATAAAATAA
- a CDS encoding D-alanine--D-alanine ligase, whose translation MRIGVIYGGISTEREVSINTGKQIIANLDKEKYEVVEIEIVKKEDIFKIVNLNLDFAYIALHGEFGESGDVQAILETAGIKYSGSGILSSAICMDKDITKVLVKNAGVRVINGICIKKGENIKFSDLNLGEKVILKPNRGGSSIGIYFATNDDELKNGLNEIFKLGEEEVLIEEMKKGIEISVPIIAGKVFPTLLIEPLKDTFFDYTSKYENGGAKEYVHFFEEDLQNEINDFTIRAYKAVKCKGFARIDYILVDNKAYFLEVNTLPGMTKNSLLPKSTLYAGYSYSETLDLLIKESIK comes from the coding sequence ATGAGAATAGGTGTAATTTATGGTGGTATTTCTACTGAAAGAGAAGTATCTATAAATACAGGTAAACAAATAATTGCTAATTTAGATAAAGAAAAATATGAAGTAGTAGAAATAGAAATAGTAAAAAAAGAAGATATATTTAAAATTGTAAATTTAAATCTTGATTTTGCATATATAGCTTTACATGGAGAATTTGGAGAAAGTGGAGATGTACAAGCTATACTTGAAACAGCTGGTATAAAATATTCTGGTAGTGGAATACTTTCAAGTGCTATATGTATGGATAAGGATATAACAAAGGTATTGGTTAAAAATGCTGGTGTAAGAGTAATAAATGGAATATGTATAAAAAAAGGAGAAAATATTAAATTTTCTGATTTAAATTTAGGAGAAAAAGTCATACTTAAACCTAATCGTGGTGGCTCTAGTATAGGTATATATTTTGCAACTAATGATGATGAATTAAAAAATGGACTTAATGAAATATTTAAATTAGGAGAAGAGGAAGTACTTATAGAAGAAATGAAAAAAGGTATAGAAATTTCAGTACCTATTATAGCTGGAAAAGTTTTTCCTACTTTATTAATAGAACCATTAAAAGATACTTTCTTTGATTATACATCAAAATATGAAAATGGTGGAGCTAAAGAATATGTACACTTTTTTGAAGAAGATTTACAAAATGAAATAAATGATTTTACAATTCGTGCATATAAGGCGGTTAAATGTAAAGGATTTGCAAGAATAGACTATATTTTAGTGGATAATAAAGCATATTTCTTAGAAGTAAATACACTTCCTGGTATGACTAAAAATTCTTTACTTCCAAAATCAACTCTGTATGCAGGTTATTCTTATTCTGAAACTTTAGATTTATTAATAAAGGAGTCTATAAAATAA
- a CDS encoding site-2 protease family protein: protein MMGKREKLNLKIFLMILTIYLIACIYIKMDYRIQYLVAFIIVNTVRKSSKARMAFKSGDVTMMFEGKMGFNPINHIGIADMLILGTLILFNSPIIFGQGRNLDIKYRLFKDYRKGMLKVGFASIFSTLLVMVTTGILFKYHVNIFSLLNISRNSYLFLNLFTLFNYTYIVSASIVLFNLLPLPGFDMFDIVYSYADDDLRTILFNMNKYSFVFLILIIYIVLNTRIFSSIIYDLLRLIQ from the coding sequence ATGATGGGGAAAAGAGAAAAATTGAATTTAAAGATATTCTTAATGATTTTAACTATATATCTAATAGCATGTATATATATTAAAATGGATTATAGGATACAATATTTAGTAGCATTTATAATAGTAAATACAGTTAGAAAGTCTTCTAAAGCAAGAATGGCATTTAAATCAGGAGATGTTACTATGATGTTTGAGGGTAAAATGGGATTTAACCCTATAAATCATATAGGTATAGCTGATATGTTAATACTTGGTACATTGATACTATTTAACTCCCCTATAATATTTGGTCAAGGGAGGAATCTTGATATAAAGTACAGACTATTTAAAGATTATAGAAAAGGTATGTTAAAAGTTGGATTTGCCTCTATATTTTCAACGTTATTAGTAATGGTAACAACAGGTATATTATTTAAATATCATGTAAATATATTTTCATTATTGAATATAAGTAGGAATAGTTACCTATTTTTAAACTTATTTACTTTATTTAATTATACATATATAGTATCTGCATCTATAGTATTATTTAATCTTTTACCACTTCCTGGATTTGATATGTTTGATATTGTGTATTCATATGCTGATGATGATTTAAGAACAATATTATTTAATATGAATAAATATAGTTTTGTATTTTTAATATTGATAATATATATAGTATTAAATACTAGAATATTTTCTTCAATAATATATGATTTATTAAGGCTTATACAATGA
- a CDS encoding IMPACT family protein produces MNTVAKETMIEFIEKKSKFIGYIKPVTTVKEAEEYIDKISEKHFDATHNVYVYKVVENNKEYFKFNDNGEPLNTAGKPMAEIILRLGVSNLVIVATRYFGGIKLGAGGLIRNYAKTAKLAINESGIVKYILKKEILIDFDYSKSTEVETIIDKNKIEILDKVYNERIMMKLNVSEDELYKIKEIQGIILIET; encoded by the coding sequence ATGAATACAGTAGCAAAAGAAACAATGATAGAGTTTATAGAAAAGAAATCAAAGTTTATAGGATATATTAAACCTGTAACAACAGTAAAAGAAGCAGAAGAATATATAGATAAAATAAGTGAAAAACACTTTGATGCTACTCATAATGTATATGTATATAAAGTGGTTGAGAATAATAAAGAATATTTTAAATTTAATGATAATGGAGAACCCTTAAATACTGCTGGGAAACCTATGGCAGAAATAATACTTAGATTAGGTGTTTCTAATTTAGTTATAGTAGCAACTAGATATTTTGGTGGAATTAAACTAGGGGCTGGTGGTTTGATTAGAAATTATGCAAAAACTGCAAAACTTGCAATAAATGAGTCAGGTATAGTAAAATATATATTGAAAAAAGAGATTTTAATTGATTTTGATTATTCAAAGTCAACAGAAGTTGAAACGATAATTGATAAAAATAAGATAGAGATATTAGATAAGGTATATAATGAAAGAATAATGATGAAATTAAATGTTTCAGAAGATGAGTTATATAAAATCAAAGAAATACAAGGAATAATCTTAATAGAAACATGA